The Aerosakkonema funiforme FACHB-1375 genome contains the following window.
TGCTAGTGCCAATGGTACGGGAACTGGATGGTGCATTTCGCAGCACGTTGTTAATCCAAGTGGCAAAGGAAGAAACTCTCGTAGCTGCTGAAATGTCGCCGTAGTCAGCATTAACGGAACCATCTGTTGCAGAAATAAAAGAGTTAACGCCTGCTAGCAAGCCGTTGATGAATAACCCGCCGCCGCTATCTCCGGGTGCAATGCTGTATTCCAAGTTGACTGGCTGGCTGAGGGGATCTGATGTCGCTAAGCGGGGGTCATCGAAATCCGATACGAGTGTGCGATCGGAATAACCGAGTCGGGTGCCAAGTCCGATCGTGTTTTGTCCTGCACGTTTGGTGGTGCTACTAGAATTGTTATAACCTGTCAAACCAGTGCCGGTAGCGCCAAAACCTACGTAAGTACCGAGTTGCATATCTTCGTTGCGTCCGGTAAACAGCGAAGCTGGGGTAACATTTGTTACTCTGCTGCTGAGTCGGAACAAACCCAGGTCATAGCCTGCACTGGGATCGCCATAGCTGTTGAACCAGCCGTTGTTGGTAAGCGCCCCGTTGATGGTATAGTTGCTGCCGCCAACGCTAAATAAACCATTTCGTGCGCCTTCAACGCAGTGGGCAGCTGTTAGCAACCAGGTGGAATTGAGAAGGGTTCCGGAACAAAGCCACGTACCGGATGAGCTTCTGATGTTGAGGCTGCCGACGCTGGGAAACAGATTAGCCAGATTTCTGTACTGTGTATCCGATCGATCGTGACGAATTGTACCAGCTTGGGCGATCGCACTCGTGCCTGCTGTTGCGATCGCAGCCGCTAATGTTGAGGTAAGTAAGCGATTAATCTTCATATAGAATTACTTTTGGTAATTGCATACTTAAACGATAAAGTTAAAGCCAATATTTCCAGTTCCGTGCTTTTACCTAACTTTATCTATTCTTCACAGACAAATAATAATACTTCATAGCATTGAGCAACGCATCAATTTTTTGTTCTATAGAGAGTTATGCTAATCGTTCCTTAACCCCCGCCAGTCCTCCCAAAACTGCCGCGCCGTCCGC
Protein-coding sequences here:
- a CDS encoding trypsin-like serine protease; this translates as MKINRLLTSTLAAAIATAGTSAIAQAGTIRHDRSDTQYRNLANLFPSVGSLNIRSSSGTWLCSGTLLNSTWLLTAAHCVEGARNGLFSVGGSNYTINGALTNNGWFNSYGDPSAGYDLGLFRLSSRVTNVTPASLFTGRNEDMQLGTYVGFGATGTGLTGYNNSSSTTKRAGQNTIGLGTRLGYSDRTLVSDFDDPRLATSDPLSQPVNLEYSIAPGDSGGGLFINGLLAGVNSFISATDGSVNADYGDISAATRVSSFATWINNVLRNAPSSSRTIGTSNSSNIFSGSFAYEPESTFDDWEGLPEIEFLEDIYNNTEVDIEMKSVPEPSAIIGLLSVGGLLALFRRRQAAS